Proteins co-encoded in one Malus sylvestris chromosome 7, drMalSylv7.2, whole genome shotgun sequence genomic window:
- the LOC126630417 gene encoding uncharacterized protein LOC126630417 gives MSSSIDFWMFSVRIMPPRRDPRRAAEPNFPDITQLEAAMAQAFQANIRPPQRTPVETMYNLKLETFEGNEGYEGAEKWLDRIEQTFQVMQSQGNLPANRWVETTTWFLGREPAAWWINQSRHMAPERAAEWEVFKENFMKRFVPPEYIDRKKQEFTSLKQRNMSAHEYYRKFTDLSRYDSDLAGNQAEMLRRFKLGSKKKYRTFANALPCADYHEYFEILVRMEDSDNLPDSEDDEDKGNGQKKNEKGKGVSIPGPRQTQNFKKSGMSSSSSSGGFSATGPRRGGGRFGNGPRFSGQRGFGGTGSSGPPLCRRCNFRHHGECRRSSGACFTCGQTGHKAMYCPQNQQRPQQPVMPTSAPTQQNFNSGSYGQGGRGGA, from the coding sequence ATGAgttcttctattgatttttggatgttttctgtcagaattatgccgcctcgtagagatccTCGCCGTGCTGCTGAGCCTAATTTCCCCGATATAACTCAGTTAGAGGCAGCAATGGCTCAAGCTTTTCAGGCTAATATCCGTCCTCCTCAGAGAACGCCTGTAGAGACGATGTATAATCTGAAATTGGAAACCTTTGAGGGAAATGAAGGTTATGAAGGGGCAGAAAAGTGGTTGGATCGGATTGAGCAGACCTTTCAAGTGATGCAAAGTCAGGGAAACCTGCCAGCTAATAGATGGGTGGAGACCACCACCTGGTTTTTGGGCCGTGAGCCAGCGGCGTGGTGGATAAATCAGTCGAGGCACATGGCACCTGAAAGGGCAGCCGAATGGGAGGTatttaaggaaaattttatgaaGAGATTTGTTCCTCCGGAATATATAGATCGCAAGAAACAGGAATTCACCAGTCTGAAGCAGAGAAATATGTCTGCACATGAGTACTACAGGAAGTTTACTGATTTATCCCGTTATGATTCTGATTTAGCGGGTAATCAAGCAGAAATGCTTCGTCGTTTCAAGCTAGGATCTAAGAAGAAGTACAGAACGTTTGCCAATGCACTTCCCTGTGCCGATTATCATGAGTATTTTGAGATTCTGGTCCGGATGGAAGACTCTGATAATCTTCCGGACAGTGAGGATGATGAGGATAAGGGTAATGgtcagaagaaaaatgagaaaggtAAAGGTGTTTCCATTCCAGGACCTCGTCAGAcgcagaatttcaagaaaagtggaaTGAGTTCGAGTTCTTCCAGTGGTGGATTTAGTGCCACAGGTCCGAGGAGAGGAGGTGGTAGGTTTGGTAATGGACCTAGATTTTCTGGTCAGAGAGGCTTTGGTGGTACTGGTAGTTCGGGTCCTCCGTTATGTCGCCGTTGTAATTTCcgacatcatggggaatgtaggAGAAGCAGTGGTGCATGCTTTACATGTGGTCAGACAGGACATAAAGCTATGTATTGTCCCCAGAATCAGCAGAGGCCCCAGCAACCTGTTATGCCAACATCAGCACCGACTCAACAGAACTTTAATTCAGGCAGTTATGGCCAAGgtggtcgtggtggtgcttag